A part of Arachis hypogaea cultivar Tifrunner chromosome 12, arahy.Tifrunner.gnm2.J5K5, whole genome shotgun sequence genomic DNA contains:
- the LOC112728065 gene encoding uncharacterized protein, producing the protein MKQVVGMVVSNKMQKSVVVAVDRLFHHKVYNRYIKRTSKFMAHDEHNQCNIGDRVRLDPSRPLSKRKHWIVAEILKKARIYTPPTAPVSENVPSSTEAPPP; encoded by the exons ATGAAGCAAGTCGTAGGAATGGTGGTTTCCAATAAGATGCAGAAGTCAGTGGTGGTGGCAGTGGACAGGCTATTCCACCACAAAGTGTACAACCGTTACATCAAGCGAACTTCTAAATTTATGGCGCATGATGAACACAATCAATGTAACATTGGTGATCGG GTTCGACTGGATCCTTCTAGGCCTTTGAGCAAGCGCAAACATTGGATTGTTGCTGAAATTCTCAAGAAAGCACGCATATATACTCCTCCCACCGCACCAGTATCTGAGAATGTACCCTCCAGCACTGAAGCACCTCCTCCCTAA